AAGTGCACGACCTATCTGTGCCAATCGAGTCACAGACTCCTCTAAGGAGTCTTCATCATCAGCAGACATTATCAAGTCTGCGTATTCGTCGATGACGATTACGTGGAATGGCAGTGGCTCAGCATCAATTGTTTCTTGATGTTCATAGAGTTCTGCAAGTGAAGAGACTCCTGTATTGGCTAAATATTCACGTCGCTGCTTTACCTCTTCTTGGACGATATTGAATAGGTGTTCTGTCCCTGCGTCAGGAGTGTCGAAATATCCTCCTGCCTTCACATGGGGGAATGAAGAGAAGGCCCCGAAGTCAACACCTTTCGGATCAATAAGACTAATTTCAACTTCTTCCGGGCTGTGCGTAATGGCGAGAGCAGATACGAGAGTAGTCAAGAAGTTAGACTTCCCCGATCCTGTTGCACCCCCAATTAGCGCATGCCTCTCATCTACTAACGATAAGATATGATGTTCATTCTTTGTATCTACTCCTATTGGCAAAGCCAGCGGCCCGGATGTACGCTCCTCAAGGGCTTTCAGCCCTTCACGAAGGTATATATCTCTTGGGTCTCCATGGGGAATTTCGAGGTGTACCGCTCCTTTTTCAGGAACTCTTGTCCCGACGATATCTCCGTGGGCCTTGATTTGCACACTCAATGTATCTAAGTTTCTTAGGATTCCCCCTATTTTCTGTCCTTCCTTTGGAATGACGTCAATACCAACCTTTCGAGGACCAATCGAAATCGAATTTGGATTTGGTGGATGAACATCTATATCAAGAGACTCAAATGCCTGTTTTAGATTTCTTACTAACTTACTGTGGTTTACGTTAGTCTCCGGTGCAGGACTCTCACTGAGTTGATTGATTATATCTGGGAAACTCTGTTTTTGATCTCCGCCTTGTTTGCCTTTTTCTCGATCTTTGTCAGATTTACATTCCTCATCTGCGGGAGTCTCATCCGGTTCAACATCAGCTTCGGAGGTTTCTGCTACGTCGTCCTCCGCGTGGACTTCCTCTCTTTCTTTATTCGTTGAAATGTCAGTTGGTGTGTCATCGGATGTTGATTCATCCGATTCGTCTGCCGGATCAACTTCTGGGTTAACGGGTTGCTCTTCTTGATCGCGACTGTGCGTTATATTAGAACCAGAGTCCATAACATCGACTTCAGAGACGGCTCCTCCTTCGTCAGTGCTCGTCTTTGATTCGGGAGAGACGACGGGCTTTTCGAATTGAAGGTGCTTCATATTCAGATCGGGTAGAATTTCTTCAGCCGGTTTATTAGACAGGATTTCGAGCGCATCAATCGGTGCCTCAATAGATCGCACTCGTCCATCTGAATCGATCTCTGACTGGAAGGTGTTTTGCCTGATTCGAATTACCTCCCCAATATGCCCCTCTGAATCCCTGAGGAACGATGTATCAAACCTTCCCTCTAAGAGTTCTCGTTCGCGATTTTCTATCTGAACCCATTCTTCTTTAGAAATTATTTCGTAATTGAAGAGACGTCGTGCTGCATCAAGAATTATTTTGCCAAAGTCGCTGTAGAGCAGTTGTTCGTCTGCAGGATTTTCGTTTGGTCGCAACCAACCCTGTAAATTTTCAATCCCCTTTTCAATTTGGTCACGCCCGGTATCGATTTTAGAACTTCCTCCTTTTGTTTCAACAAGCCATAATTTTATGGTAGAGTCAGTCTGGTCGGTCGGTACGCCAATAAAGCATAGATCATCGCTCGATTTTCCATCTGCATCCGTTTGAAATAGTCCAGTTGTTCCGCTTCGATAAGCCCGATCATGTTGAACCAACTCATTCATGCTTATCGGTATCCACACATGATCTGGTATACTGTCTTCCAGGATGGTCCGGCTCAACGCTAGTCCGCCGACAAAGCCAATGAACTCGACTACTTCGGTATCGTTTGCTCTCTGTAGTTTTAGGGCAAGATCACCATCCACGCCAACAAGTGTTGACAGAATGTTCTCGGTATTCAGTTGACCACTGAGTTCTGATTTAGCCAGTGCTCTCTGGAGTGACAATAGGTACGGATTCCGTTTGTTAGTTGATGTAATAACATCGTAGTTGGGTGAGGACGAATCATACTGATCGCTGTAATGAATCATCAATTTCCCTGTCTGTCGCTGCATATCTGCTTCAGAACGGAGGTAAAACTCAATGCCGACGTTCGGTTGAACATGGCCTACCCAGAGTGAATTGTCCCACAGCTTTGCCAAATTTGTATCCTGAGACGACTCAATTCTCTTTTTAGGGGCTTGGCCTAATTGATATGAATCTTGTTCTGCCCCTGCTTCTAAGGCGTTAGCAACACGTGCCACATTATGAATTAATTCGTCAGAGTCTTCATCACAACTAAATCCAACAGTATAAACTACTCCATCAGGTGACCCCTCCACATCAATTGATTCACGAGAAAAGAGACCTTTTTTCAAAGTGCCCGACGGAAGTTCGCTCACGTCAGTCATTATTCCGGATTGTTCTTTCAAAAGTCCACGGAAAAATGTGATATGAGCAGGCTTCTGATCTTCCTCAACATATTCTTCTTCGTGAATATAGTGAACCTTTCGCCGTAGCGTATCTACGAGCTCGTCATCTTTCCCCTCTAACGTAGACCGCAGGCGGGACTCAGACGACTCATTAAAGAACTGATCGAGTGATTCACCTTCGGTTTTATCGCCATATATTCGTAACAGAATCGTTGGCGGTTCAAAATCTGATGAGTTAATTTTTCTATAGAAGTGGAAAAGGCCCTTAACAACGGATTCTAAGTCACCCATATTCACCAGATTAATGACTAGATGCCGCTCTGGGTGGAGTGAAAATAAGGAGGGGAAAGCTTGAACAAATGTATATAGCTTATCACGAATTACTCGTTCCATATACGAGGGTGTTACAGCTCCTGGTGATTCCACTGGTGAATAAATTTGCCACAACGGATTTTCTCGGTACCGTAGACCTCGAAGAAGTTTGTCAGAAGTGTCCGAAGTGCGATACGGGAATATACCAGATGGACTGAATTTATCAACAAACTCTTCCCGTCTAAAGCCAGTGTCTGCGGTTCCAACGAGTTCTTCGTCGCGCCATTCTGCTATTCGTAGACCATATGCTAATAGTACTGGATGGAAGGGTGTTAGCCAAACTTTGTCACCGGTGGTTGACTGAATCGTTCCTAATAATCGGAGCGGGGTAGACGGAGTAAATGTCTTACTCGTACCAACCTCAGCAGCAGCATTGACGTAAGACTCCAGAACGTTTCGAACTAGCTTTTGTGTCTGCTGGTCCCACTGGTCACTCGTCGGCGTCCGTTCGCGACTTTTGAAGTGAACGAAAAGATCTTCATACGCTTTCAGTAGTGCTTCTGGAACTTCGTTCGCGTCCTTGATTAGAGTCCCAAAGTCAATTGAGTCACCTTCAACTTCACGACCGAGTGGAGTTCCTTCATTGATTATATGTTCCTCAATCTGAATAAGTTCTAATGCTGGATCCTCTAATCCAATACTTTTCCCTGAAGTCCTATATATTTCGCCGCGATCTGTATTAATAGAG
Above is a genomic segment from Natronorubrum aibiense containing:
- a CDS encoding FtsK/SpoIIIE domain-containing protein; this encodes MSERFEYRLAKHLEEFLKSRPPKPGQILLAKFDSKAVTDRFAEALVDEIGVDGPPIEVAGDSILLPTYIPEEGVPTYLLRVKPEVTTQNPDDHIVVQGFATKMRNLISESANSTEPRAMLMIMDTDSSLDTLEASEDLFADDGPINLESFQNNILDPSDIESTQGSALLKGLKSVIDQNAIQAESTEILDTLCEIRDVVEDEEYDRLPNLIGDLPQFLHDDMLTEQFLTDKKNEEDLAEAVEKTLKSNLNHAKNLRRAHRAGVDTESRLKANYEESFINEVLELGNWSWAKHSKARKHEEEGKIRRFQDLEIDAADERIYNSQEEGSKIRQTLLLVAKDGDISVTAQFNADLEDTPFECIDPNGDDIGRVSKRKERVTASIEDLDPEVPHYAQFQFYVGKKTTRGKPTHQFDIAVVPEWFFRATSGTTFDVDVEEETLLLPGDTELYLEQLERLDFNFEPREVEITESGETVSFDSETTIRPRPSEVTERLSFRIAPPEGVPVEVAFLTETSSVETEEVILPLMLSAIVEPNHWGQDSFHLPDQLSINTDRGEIYRTSGKSIGLEDPALELIQIEEHIINEGTPLGREVEGDSIDFGTLIKDANEVPEALLKAYEDLFVHFKSRERTPTSDQWDQQTQKLVRNVLESYVNAAAEVGTSKTFTPSTPLRLLGTIQSTTGDKVWLTPFHPVLLAYGLRIAEWRDEELVGTADTGFRREEFVDKFSPSGIFPYRTSDTSDKLLRGLRYRENPLWQIYSPVESPGAVTPSYMERVIRDKLYTFVQAFPSLFSLHPERHLVINLVNMGDLESVVKGLFHFYRKINSSDFEPPTILLRIYGDKTEGESLDQFFNESSESRLRSTLEGKDDELVDTLRRKVHYIHEEEYVEEDQKPAHITFFRGLLKEQSGIMTDVSELPSGTLKKGLFSRESIDVEGSPDGVVYTVGFSCDEDSDELIHNVARVANALEAGAEQDSYQLGQAPKKRIESSQDTNLAKLWDNSLWVGHVQPNVGIEFYLRSEADMQRQTGKLMIHYSDQYDSSSPNYDVITSTNKRNPYLLSLQRALAKSELSGQLNTENILSTLVGVDGDLALKLQRANDTEVVEFIGFVGGLALSRTILEDSIPDHVWIPISMNELVQHDRAYRSGTTGLFQTDADGKSSDDLCFIGVPTDQTDSTIKLWLVETKGGSSKIDTGRDQIEKGIENLQGWLRPNENPADEQLLYSDFGKIILDAARRLFNYEIISKEEWVQIENRERELLEGRFDTSFLRDSEGHIGEVIRIRQNTFQSEIDSDGRVRSIEAPIDALEILSNKPAEEILPDLNMKHLQFEKPVVSPESKTSTDEGGAVSEVDVMDSGSNITHSRDQEEQPVNPEVDPADESDESTSDDTPTDISTNKEREEVHAEDDVAETSEADVEPDETPADEECKSDKDREKGKQGGDQKQSFPDIINQLSESPAPETNVNHSKLVRNLKQAFESLDIDVHPPNPNSISIGPRKVGIDVIPKEGQKIGGILRNLDTLSVQIKAHGDIVGTRVPEKGAVHLEIPHGDPRDIYLREGLKALEERTSGPLALPIGVDTKNEHHILSLVDERHALIGGATGSGKSNFLTTLVSALAITHSPEEVEISLIDPKGVDFGAFSSFPHVKAGGYFDTPDAGTEHLFNIVQEEVKQRREYLANTGVSSLAELYEHQETIDAEPLPFHVIVIDEYADLIMSADDEDSLEESVTRLAQIGRALGIVILLATQRPSADIVSGKIKANFPCRISFRLPSNTDSRVILDEPGAEDLQGAGDMIVHSQSGTRLNLQGYYLTPPDKMKIIDQLSD